A region of Solanum dulcamara chromosome 7, daSolDulc1.2, whole genome shotgun sequence DNA encodes the following proteins:
- the LOC129894183 gene encoding uncharacterized protein LOC129894183, with the protein MENRQGGEHFGKPRSKCSYCHKLGHTRDICYVLHGPPPNYDPIALKEYNKFLRNRASKQTSPQVTSVAQPNQTSNNAHIAQTEYDEFLQYRASKQTSPQVASVAQPDASIVGNSFACVS; encoded by the coding sequence ATGGAGAATCGGCAAGGAGGAGAACATTTTGGGAAACCTCGATCCAAGTGTAGTTATTGTCATAAACTTGGACACACTCGTGATATATGTTACGTTTTGCATGGTCCACCACCCAATTATGATCCTATTGCTCTAAAGGAATATAATAAGTTCCTTCGGAATCGCGCAAGTAAGCAAACATCTCCACAAGTAACATCTGTTGCCCAGCCTAATCAAACATCCAATAATGCTCATATTGCTCAGACAGAATATGATGAGTTCCTCCAGTATCGAGCAAGTAAGCAAACATCTCCTCAAGTAGCTTCGGTTGCTCAACCTGATGCTTCTATTGTGGGTAATTCTTTTGCTTGTGTTTCATAG